Below is a genomic region from Campylobacter geochelonis.
AAGAGCAAATTTTTAGCTATGGAGATCATGGAAGCACTTTTGGTGGGAATTTTCTCTCAACTGCTGCGGCAAATACAACGCTTTATGAGTTGAGCAAATTCAAAGCTAGCGGAAAACTTGATAAAAATATAAAAAGATTTACAAAATATCTCGATAAAATGGTAGAAAATCACCCTAACATTTTTGTTAGCCGAACTGGACTTGGACTTATGCAAGGGCTTGTTGTAAAAGATAGCTTAAATTTAGATCAAATTTATAAAAAAGCTTTAGAAAACGGACTTTTAGTGCTTAAATCTGGAAGCAACATAGTTCGCTTTTTACCACCTTTGACGATAAGCAAAGATGAGATAAAAGAGGGATTTAAAAGGTTTAAAGAAACATTAAATGAAATTTAGCGAATTTTTTAACTCTTGGCTTCACGAAAACTACTATAAAAAGGGTGTAAAAGTAGGAAAAGGTGGGGATTTTTACACTTCAGTTAGCGTTGGTTCGTTTTTTGGAATTTGTATCGCTAAAAAAATACTTAGCTTAAAAGATAAATTTAGTGGCAAAATTTCTATAGTAGAAATCGGTGCAAATGAAGGATATTTGCTCGCTGATATTGTGCAAGGAATTTATACGTTTGCGCCAAATTTGCTTAGTGATTTTGAGTTTTGTATCATCGAACCGCACGAGAATTTGCAAATTTTGCAAAAAAGAACTTTTCAAGAGCGTTTTGGCGATGATGTTTTGGTTGAAATTTTTAATAGTTTAAATAAGTGTGAGTTTAAAAATGCTATTTTTATCTCAAACGAGCTAATTGACAGCTTTACTTGCGAAGTGGTTGATGATAAAAATATGCTTTTTATCGAGGATTTCAAGCCGGTATTTAAAAAAGCTGATGAAAAAACTCTAAATTTAGCCTTAAAATTTGGAATAAAAAAGGGCGAAATTCCACTAAATTTAGAAAGCTTTGTAAGTGAAATTTGCCAAAGTGCAGCTAAATTTAGTTTTATAACATTTGATTATGGCGATATGTGGGCAAGGGGCGAGTTTAGCCTTAGAATTTATAACAAACACAGCGTTTATAACTTTTTTGAATGTGAGAATTTATCGCAGTTTTTCGGTAAAAGCGATATAACTTATGATGTAAATTTTGCTGTTTTAAAAGATATATTTTTGCAAAATGATGGTGTGAAATTTGAGAAATTTTGCTCGCAAGGCAGGGCGATTTTAGACTTTGGCGCTGTTGAAGTATTAGAACTTTTACTAGAAAAAGGCGGTGAAAACGCATATAAAAATGGAGCAAATCAACTAAAACGCCTAACTCACCCAGATGAGCTTGGGAGCAGGTTTAAGATGATTGAATTTAGCAAAGGAATATGATGAGAGTAGCAGTTGATTGCGAATGCAAGTTGTTACAAAGAAGTTTAGAGCTTTTTTTAGAGCAGTATTTAGTGAGCAAAGATGAGTGTGAGTTTGTAGTAAGTGATGATAAAAACAGGAGCTATAAAAATGTGTTTTTCATAGCAGATAACTCGCCATATCTAAGCTTGCCTTTTAGTAAAGATGAGCTTATACTCGCGCTTAGCAAGTATTATTATACGCTTTTAAACTCATCAAATTTAAGCGAAAAAAAAGTCAGTTTAGAGGATAAAATTTCACGAATTTGTGATGAATTTAAAGAAAATATTATAAAAACGATAAGAGAGCATAATGGCTAAGTTATACACAACTATAAATAGTGGATTTTTAAAAGGTAAAAAGCTAGAACTTCCAAGTAGTGCTACTACAAGAAGCACAAAAGCGATAGTAAAAGGCTCATTTTTTGACTCATTTAGAGATGAGATTCGTGGGCGAGTTTTTATAGAGGTTTTTGGTGGAAGTGGAAGTATGGCAGCTGAAGCGCTTAGTAATGGCGCAAAAATGGCATATGCGATAGAAAAAGACAAAGATGCTTATACGATTTTAAGGCGAAATTTTAGCGCTTTGAGTGAGAATTTAGTAGCGATAAATGGCGATAGTTTTAAAAAAATCGATGAGCTTAAAAGCATAAAAGATGAGCTGATTATCTACATAGATCCGCCATTTAGCATTAGAAATGGGTTTGAAGATGTTTATGAAAAGGTTATAAATTTAGTGCTTAAATTTGAAGATAAAGATGTTTTTATCGTTGCGATCGAGCATATGAGCAGTGTTGAATTTAGTCAAAATATCGGTAAATTTAGCCTTTTAAAAAGTAAAAGATTTGGCACAACAACGCTAACTTACTACGTAAAATAAGGGATTTAAAAACGAAAATGAAAAATTTAAAAGAGCTTTTAGACTATCATGCAAATTTAAAAAACTCTCAAGAAAACCTTTTTAACGCAGCCGATCCACTTTGGGTAGCGAGTAAATTTAAAGAGCCAAATATCGCTTTGA
It encodes:
- a CDS encoding SAM-dependent methyltransferase — protein: MKFSEFFNSWLHENYYKKGVKVGKGGDFYTSVSVGSFFGICIAKKILSLKDKFSGKISIVEIGANEGYLLADIVQGIYTFAPNLLSDFEFCIIEPHENLQILQKRTFQERFGDDVLVEIFNSLNKCEFKNAIFISNELIDSFTCEVVDDKNMLFIEDFKPVFKKADEKTLNLALKFGIKKGEIPLNLESFVSEICQSAAKFSFITFDYGDMWARGEFSLRIYNKHSVYNFFECENLSQFFGKSDITYDVNFAVLKDIFLQNDGVKFEKFCSQGRAILDFGAVEVLELLLEKGGENAYKNGANQLKRLTHPDELGSRFKMIEFSKGI
- the rsmD gene encoding 16S rRNA (guanine(966)-N(2))-methyltransferase RsmD; its protein translation is MAKLYTTINSGFLKGKKLELPSSATTRSTKAIVKGSFFDSFRDEIRGRVFIEVFGGSGSMAAEALSNGAKMAYAIEKDKDAYTILRRNFSALSENLVAINGDSFKKIDELKSIKDELIIYIDPPFSIRNGFEDVYEKVINLVLKFEDKDVFIVAIEHMSSVEFSQNIGKFSLLKSKRFGTTTLTYYVK